A region from the Xenopus laevis strain J_2021 chromosome 4S, Xenopus_laevis_v10.1, whole genome shotgun sequence genome encodes:
- the svip.S gene encoding small VCP/p97-interacting protein, translated as MGLCLPCLGGAAEDVVETPDPEMRRRQLAEAAEKRQMEASNRGIKDPYSVEQKKKKKEEMEQALSSSAPAGEGGGLRWQVG; from the exons ATGGGCCTGTGTCTGCCGTGCTTGGGGGGAGCCGCCGAGGATGTGGTGGAGACTCCGGATCCG GAGATGAGGAGGAGACAGTTGGCAGAAGCTGCAGAGAAGAGACAGATGGAG GCCTCTAATCGCGGCATTAAGGATCCTTACTCAGtggagcagaagaagaagaaaaaggaagaaatggAACAAGCGCTGTCAAGTTCTGCTCCTGCAGGGGAAGGCGGTGGCCTCAGG TGGCAAGTTGGGTAG
- the dhcr7.S gene encoding 7-dehydrocholesterol reductase isoform X1 has protein sequence MGERRRANASRGDKKVANGEKQHVGQWGRAWEVDYFSLASVIFLLAFAPLIVYYFVMSCDQYQCALTAPVLDLYSGKARLSDIWDKTPALTWTAVKIYLAWVSFQVFLYMFLPDILHKFVPGYEGGVQEGARTPAGLINKYQVNGLQAWTITHLLWFANAYHFHWFSPTIVIDNWIPLLWCANLLGYSVATFALVKANFFPTNANDCKFTGNFFYDYMMGIEFNPRIGKWFDFKLFFNGRPGIVAWTLINLSYAAKQQELYGQVTNSMILVNVLQAIYVVDFFWNESWYLKTIDICHDHFGWYLGWGDCVWLPYLYTLQGLYLVYNPVELSTTAAVAVLLLGLIGYYIFRMTNHQKDLFRRTNGNCKIWGKKPKSIECFYVSADGKRHYSKLMISGFWGVARHLNYTGDLMGSLAYCLACGFDHLLPYFYFIYMTILLVHRCIRDEHRCSSKYGKDWKLYTSAVPYRLLPGLF, from the exons ATGGGAGAGCGGAGAAGAGCGAATGCATCCAGGGGGGACAAGAAAGTGGCCAATGGAGAAAAGCAACATGTGGGCCAGTGGGGCAGAGCTTG GGAAGTCGATTACTTCTCATTGGCCTCAGTCATATTCCTGTTGGCGTTTGCTCCGCTGATAGTCTACTACTTTGTCATGTCGTGTGATCAGTACCAGTGCGCCCTCACCGCCCCAGTCCTGGACCTATACTCTGGCAAAGCGCGGCTGTCCGACATCTGGGACAAGACTCCCGCACTCACCTGGACTGCCGTCAAGATCTACCTAGCGTGGGTCTCTTTCCAG GTGTTCCTGTATATGTTCCTTCCTGATATCTTACATAAATTTGTGCCTGGTTACGAGGGAGGAGTGCAAGAAGGAGCAAGGACTCCTGCTG GCTTGATAAACAAGTACCAAGTCAACGGACTGCAGGCCTGGACTATTACCCACCTCCTGTGGTTTGCCAATGCTTACCATTTCCACTGGTTCTCCCCAACCATTGTCATTGACAACTGGATCCCGCTGCTGTGGTGCGCCAATCTCCTGGGCTATTCTGTTGCCACCTTCGCTTTGGTGAAAGCCAACTTCTTCCCCACTAATGCCAACGACTG CAAATTCACAGGCAATTTCTTCTACGACTACATGATGGGCATTGAGTTCAACCCCCGCATTGGAAAGTGGTTTGACTTCAAACTGTTCTTTAATGGGCGACCCGGGATCGTCGCCTGGACCTTAATTAACTTGTCGTATGCTGCCAAACAGCAAGAGCTCTACGGGCAGGTCACCAACTCCATGATTCTGGTCAATGTTCTTCAG GCAATCTATGTAGTGGACTTTTTCTGGAACGAATCCTGGTACCTGAAGACTATTGACATTTGCCATGACCACTTTGGCTGGTATCTGGGATGGGGAGATTGTGTCTGGTTGCCCTACCTCTATACCCTACAG GGTTTATATCTGGTGTACAACCCAGTTGAGCTCTCTACCACTGCTGCCGTTGCAGTCCTCCTGCTCGGTTTGATTGGCTATTACATCTTCAGAATGACCAATCACCAGAAAGACCTCTTCCGACGCACTAACGGCAACTGCAAGATCTGGGGGAAGAAGCCTAAATCCATCGAATGTTTTTACGTGTCAGCGGACGGCAAGCGACACTACAGCAAGTTGATGATTTCAGGGTTTTGGGGGGTGGCGAGGCAtttaaactacacaggagatttaatGGGGTCCCTGGCGTACTGCCTGGCCTGTGGCTTTGACCACCTCCTGCCTTACTTCTACTTCATCTACATGACCATCTTGCTGGTGCACCGCTGCATAAGGGACGAACACCGCTGCTCGAGTAAATACGGGAAGGACTGGAAGCTTTACACCAGCGCCGTGCCCTATAGGTTACTCCCCGGACTCTTCTAA